GGAGCCGGCGTTGCCCACCTGAGCCGGGTCGGGGAGCTTGCTGCGGCGGATGTGCATGACGGCCTCGCTGATGTGGCGCGGCGTGGGCTCCCCGGCCACGCCCAGGTCTTCCAGGGTGGTTTGGATGGCGCCGTAGCTGACGTTGGGCCGGGCCTGGCGGTGCAGGCGCAAAACCACGCTGGTCACGATAAACTGGTTTTTCAGCGGCCCCTTAAACACACTTTCGCGGTAGCCGAAGCCGCACTCCGTGGCCGAAAATGTGCGCAGCTGCCCGGTGCTGATTTCCAGGGCCTCCAGCTGCTCGAAGGTGTCTTTCAGCTCGGCCCCGTAAGCCCCGATGTTCTGCAAAGGAGCCGCGCCCACGGTGCCCGGAATCAACGACAGGTTTTCGATGCCGCTCAGGTCCTGGTCGAGGGAGTACTGCACCAGGCCGTGCCAGCTTTCCCCGGCCCCGGCCCGCACCAGGGCCGTGTCCTCGTTTTGGCTGAGGATTTCCAGCCCGCGAATCTCGTTTTTCAGCACCACGCCCTCATAATCCTGGGTGAAGAGCAGGTTGGAGCCGCCACCGAGCACCAGCTTGTCGGCGGCCTGCACCTCGGGGCGGTTCAGCAGCTCCCGCAGTTCTTTCACCGAGGCAAAGCGGGCAAACCACCGCGCCTTCACGTCGAGGCCGAAGGTATTATAGGAGCGCAGGGAAACGTTGGGTTCAAGAGCGGGAGCCGGAGCCATAGCGAAGCAAGGAGTATGATTTCCGGCAAAGGTAGGCAGTTGCCAGGCGGTGCGCTGGCTACCTGGCTGCCGGCGCCCCAACCCAACCCCTCCCCTGGAGGATTCCGCGCATCAAGCGGCGGGGGTTAGGGTGGGGCTCATCCGCGGCCGGACTTGCTGAGGGCTTCCGAGGCAAAGGCGCGGACGTCGGCGTGGGGAGACGTTTGGCGCAGGCGGCGCAGCAGGTCGATGGCGGCGGGGTCGTCGTTGTACTCGATGAAGTCGAGTATGCGGATTTGGGCGCCGGGCTGCTGGGCCGTTAAGAAGGCTTCGTACTGGGGCAGATGCTCGGGAATGGCGCGTTCCAGCAGGTTGAATACTTCGTAGCTGTAGCCGCCCTGCACGTGCCCCAGGAAGGTTTCGGCAGCTTCCAGGGCCGCCAAAAAGGCCTGATAAGGCGGCGTATCCAGGAAGAAGCGTCCTTCCACGTCGGTGGGCTCATTGATTTCCAGCCAGTCGCGCAGGGTGTGGTAGGCCGTCAGGAGCTGGGCTTCTACGTGCTCAGTAACAAACTCTTCCCGCAGAGTGCGGTGGGTGTGGCGCTCAAATAAGTCGTCGTGGAGCTGAAGCACGGGCGCAAGCGGAGCAGCGGGCACGAAGTACTGAATGGCCGACAGCTGGTGGCGCAGCTCGGCAAAGCACTCCAGGCCCGCAAAGCCGGCCGTGGGCAAATACCAGGTGTACTGGCGCAGGGCTCCGGCCACGTGAGCCGGCGTCAGCACCTGCTTCCACGGAAAATCTACGTGGGCAAAGTGAATGGTTTCCCAGGCGGCCGAGTAGGCGGCTATGTCGGGCGAATGAGCCAGCGTGTCGAGGGCGGCCCGCACCTGCGCCTCGTCGGAGGCGGCGTGGGCTACGTCGGGGAGGTGGCTGGTATTGGGCAGGTGGCGGGCGTCGTCGTCGGGGGTGAAGTCCTGCACGTTGAACACGCCTTCCAGCTTGGTGATGTCGATTTTGGCGACGCGGCCCCGGTTCAAGAGCACCAGAAAAAACCGGTCGTCGAGCCAGCACATATCGTAAGCATAATCCACCAGCTCGCGCCGGAAAATCCGCAGCTTGTAGCCCGACTTGGCATCGAACAGCCACAGCAAACCCGAGTGGTCGGCGGCCAGCAGGTACTTGCCGCCGGGGCTGAGCAGGGCGCGCTTCTCCCACAGCGTGCAGCTGTTTTGGTGCAGCTGCTCGGCCTCGGTGCGGATGCCTTCCAGCCCGGCAAACGGGTAGCGCTGCTCCACCGCCAGCGTGGCCGGGTTGAGCTGAAGGTACTCGTGGTGGGTGTACACCAGGGTTTGGGTGCCCAAGGGGCCGGGGTAGAGGTTGGGGTAGCTGAACTCGACCTGCTGAAGCACCTGGCCGGTTTCGAGGTGGACGCGCAACATCCGGCTTCCGCTGTTATCGGCCAGCACTACCTCATCCGGGTGCTCCGGCTGCCAGCTCATGCCGATCAGGTAGGAGCCGTACTCGGGCCGGGGCGGGAAGTCTTGGTGGTACTGCAGCCAGCGGCTCCGGTCGGGGGCCAGCACGCCCAGGCCGTCGTGGCTGAGCGCCAGCAGGCGGTGGTCGGGCAGCCACAGGAGCTGGCTGGGGAAGAAAGTGTCGCCAGCCGGGGTGCTGGGCAGCAAGAACAGCTCCAGCACCTCGCCCGTGCGGGCGTCTAAGCGCACCAAGCTCCGGGTTTCCTGGTCGAAGCTTAGCAGCTGCTGGCCCGACGGCGCCAGGGCCACGCAGCGGCCCGTCTGGTCGAAGCGCCACAACGGGCGGCCGGCCAGGTCGCGGCAGCTCAGGAAATCCTTCCACGAAGCCACAAAGCCCAGCGCCCCCAACGGATAGAGCCGAAAGTCGCCGGCCACGGTGGAGTAGGTGAGCCGGGTGTAATTGGGCACCACGTGCCAGCCATCCTCCGGGCCCTGGTAGTCGAGTGGAATGTCGTTGAACAGATACTTGAGAAACGCGAGCAGGGCCATACCGGAACCAGTAACTAGGACGAAAGACGCCGCAAAGTAGCCGGGCTACCACGGCTCCAGCGTATCAGCGGGCCCGAGTAAACGGTTTGTATACCGTTCTGGCCGTGGTCTGGCGCCGGCGTGCTGGGCCTTGCAGCCCACGAAGGCAGCAGCCGGCCGGCTTTCTATCGACCCACAAGGGAAGAAGGCATCCGGCTGTAAGGTGACGATGAAGTTGTGCTCAGCAGAAAACCTGGCAGCCCGTAAGTGCTGCCGGGCAAGGCGGGAGAGCCGGTAAGACGCGCTTTGGGAAGAGAACAGCGTTTTCTGGGCCGGAGCGGCGGCCGTCACCCCGTACACATTCACCGTATTTCACGTTCTTTCGTTATGAAGCTACTCTTTCACCTGGCCGTGCTGGCTGGGCTGGCCCTTGCTCCGCTAGTCGGCCGCAGCCAGTACCTGCGCTACGCCACCACCATCAATCCCACCTCGCCCACCAGCAAGCCTATCAGCCACGCGCCCTACGATGCCCTGCTGAAAAAGTACGTGGACGAGCGCGGCCTTGTGAACTACCGCGGCTTGCGCGCCGACAGCGCCGCCCTCACCGCCTACCTGCGCACGGTCAGCGACAACCCGCCTAATGCCCGCTGGAGCCGCGACGAGCAGCTGGCCTACTGGCTGAATGCCTACAACGCCTTCACGCTCCAGCGGGTGCTGCGCGGCTACCCCGTCAAGAGCATCCGCGACCTAGGCGGCTCCCGCACGCTGATCAACACGGTCTGGGACCAGCGCTTCATCCGGCTGGGCCGGGAAAAATACTGCCTCAACGACCTGGAGCAGCGCCTTATTCGCCGCAACTTCAACGACTACCGCATTCACTTTGCCCTGGTGTGCGCGGCGCTGTCGTGCCCGCGGCTGCGGCGCGAAGCCTACGTGGGCAGCCGCCTCCAGCAGCAGCTCGACGACCAGGCCGTGGACTTCCTCAACGACCCCACCAAAAATAAGCTGACGCCTCCCCAGGCCCCGCAACTTTCCGCCATTTTCGACTTCTACCCCGGCGACTTTAAAAAAGGCAATAACACCATCCCGCAAACCGTCAACCGCTACGCCCGCCAGAAAATCAGCCCCACCGCCAAGCTCGGCTACCTGGAGTACAACTGGAATTTGAATGAGCAGGGCAGGTGAGAGGGGTGAGTAAATGAGTGGATGAGTAAATGAGTGGATGAGCGAATGCGTAACCCCGGAGGGGCGGCATGTCGGTAGAAACCCAACGGGTAAATGTATTCAAAGCCCCAGCGGGGCGACACCCATCGTCTGCGGATGATAGGTGTCGCCCCGCTGGGGCTTGATGGTTCTTCTTACTCGGCTGTACTACCGACATGTCGCCCCTGCGGGGCTGTCGTTCTTCATTCACTCATTCACTCATTCACTCATTCACTCATCCACTCATCCACTCATCCACTCATCCACTCATTCACCTCTAAAACGCCTCGTTAATACTGAAATACACACCGGAGGACGTTTTGCCGCGGCCGTAGTCGAGGCGGAGGTTGAGGCGGTCGGCGCGGTTGAAGGCGAAGCGTAGGCCGGCACCCGCGGCACCCTTGGGGCTGTTTTGAACCAGCTCCAGGGGGCGGTAGCCCACCTGGCCCAGGCCCCCGAACAGCACCGCGCCGAAGCGCCAGAACAACGGGCAGCGCAGCTCGGCTTGCAGGGCCAGCAGCTGCCGGTCGCGGTAGCGGCCCTCGTAGTAGCCGCGCAGCACCCGGTCGCCGCCCAGGTTGGCCAGCTCCCGAAACGGCACCCGGCCCGCGTGAAACTGCCCCACCAGCTGCAACGCCAGCACCGGCCGGCCAGTAAGGGCCAGCTGGCGGAAGTGGCGAGCATCGAAGGTGAACCGGGTGAAAGGCAGCTCCGAGCCCAGTGCCCGGGCATTAAACAGCGTGCTTACATCCAGGTAGCTGCCCTGGAAAGTGCTCAGCACGTTGTCGCGGCCGTCGTAGAGCAGGGCCGGGCCCAGGCCTGAGGTAAGCGTATTCTGCTGGTACTCACGGGCCGGCCGATCAAACAAGCGGCTGCGCGTCGGGTCCTGGTTAATGCCTTCGCGCAGGCGCACGTCGCGCAGGTGAGTGAGGCGGTAGAGGCCGCCCGCAAACCAGTTGGGCGCCACCCGCCGCAGCACCCGCTGCTGCAGGATAAGCAACTGATACTGGATAACTGACTTATTGACTAGGCGGGTGTGGGGACCAGTGCCGTAGTAGTTGATGGGAAACCGGTGAAAGTAGCTGGCCTCACCGGTTAGCAGCAGCTTTTCGCCGGGCGTAAACACATTGTGCGTGAGCTGGACCAGGCTCTGGCTTTTCTGAGTGCGCCAGGCCAGCAGGCGGGCGTTGGACTTGCGTGTTTCGGGGCCCGCCGCGGCCCAACGCCACACTGGCAGCAAAGCCAGGCCGTAGCCCAGCCCCGTTTCGGGCTGCGAAAACACGATGGGCAGCGGAATAAAGCTGGGCTTGTCGCGCCGGGGTGAGGCCGCGGCCGCCGTGGTGGCCGCTGAGTCGCCGGCGGGAGCAGCGGGGAGCTGCTGGGCTGCGACGGGTCCGGCCAGCAGTAGGGGCAGCAGAGCCAGGTAGCTAATGCGCATAGGTGGGAAAAGGATAGGGGTAATCAGCCAAAAAAAGCAGGATAGGTGAGCAGCTGAACGGCCCAGGGCAGCGTTCTGGTATAGCACTGGTTTACCGCACCCGGTAGCCGCGCAGGGCGTAGTAGAGCAGGTAGGCGTAGCACAGGGCCGGCAGCAGAAACGCCACCCGCAGCCCGCCCAGATACGTAGCCACAAAACCCATGAGCAGGGGAATAACGGCCCCGCCTACAATGGCCATAATCAGGAAAGACGAGCCCTGCTTGGTGTGGGTACCCAGGCCCGTAATGGCCAGCGGGAAGATAACGGGCCACATAATAGAGTTGCACAGGCCGCAGAGCACCACCAGCCACAGGGCCGCCTCGCCGCGCACCAGCACCGAGGCCAGCACCGCCAGCAGGGCCGTGAGGCACACCGCCACCAGGGCTTTGCGCGCATCGAGGCGGGAAAGCAGCGGAATACCGGCCAGGCGGCCCACCAACGAGCCAAACCAGTACGACGACACCAGCACGGCGCCCACGGCCTTGGTGAAGCCGGCCGTGGTTTCGACCGGCGCGGGGGGCTGCCCAAACAGCACAGCTACAAAATTGACGGCCACGTTCAGCCCCCGCACCAGCCCTTGGGTGAAGCCACTCAGCTGCCCGATGCCCTGAGACTCACCAAAGCGAATCAGGAACGAGCCCAGTCCTACCTCCACGCCCACGTACACGAAAATGGCCGCTATGCCCAGCACCAGGTGCGGGTAGTCCAGGGCCGAGCGGCGCAGGGCCGGAGCGGCGCTGTCGGTTTCCGTTTGTTTGGTTGCGCCGCCTTCGGCAAAGGTTTCCAGCTCCGGCAGCTTCAGTAAGGCAAACACGCCGGCCAGCACGGCCAAAAATACGGCCAGCCCAATGTAGGGGCCCTTCACCAGCGTGGCTTCCTCGGCCAGGCGCTGCTCCAGCGGCAGGGCCGCCAGCCGCGCCTTCAGCGCCGCCGACCCGCCAAACAGCAGCATACCGCCCAGCAGCGGCGAGAGGGTGCCCCCGAAGTTGTTGGCCACGCCCACGATGCTCACCCGGCTGGCTGCCCCGCTGGCCGGCCCCAGAATGGAAACGTAGGGGTTAGCCGCTACTTGCAGCAACGTAATGCCGGCCCCGAGCACCCCCAGGCCCAGCAGAAACACCCCAAACGTGCGCGAGTTGGCCGCCGGAATAAACAGCAGCGCCCCGGCCCCCATCACCAGCAGCCCCAGCACGATGCCGCGCTGGTAGCCCAGCTTCTTCAGAACAAGCCCCGCCGGCAACGACATCAGAAAATACGCCCCAAAAAACGCCGACTGCACCAACGACGACTGCAAATCGGTGAGCTGGCACACGTCCTTGAGGTAGGGCATGAGCACGTCGTTGAAGTTGGTGACGGCCCCAAACAGGAAGAACAGGGAAGTCATAGCCGCCATGGGCAGCGCGTAGGAGCGGCTGGCGGCAGCGGTGGTAGTGGTGGGAGAGGAAGAGGCGAGGGGTGCGGCCATAGATGTCTGCAAGAGAATAAAAAGCAAGCCGGCTCTATGGCCAGCTAAGCAATGCTACGGAGTTTTTTTAGGAAAACCGACGCCTATTCTTCCGGCAACCAACGGTGGACTATCAAAAGCAGCCGATTATTCTTTGACTATAAAGTACAGGTCTCGCTCCAGGTTATAAGCCATGCGCTGGACGCCACGCCGTGTTACCAGATAAGGAATACCTATCATAAGTGCTCCATGGAATAGAAAGAACACCAAGGCAACAACAGGAAGCTGGCCAGAAAAAAGCGTGGTTACTATGAAGATCAGATAGAACACCGCCAGAAATGCTACGAAAGAAAGCACACCCGAAGAGCCATCGATTTCAGCCTCTACCAACGTGCCTTCTGCGGTTGAAGCAACTTGGCCTTTAACCCTGGCAAAGGTGAGTGAAGGTTCGAACAGGTGGGCTTTGCGCCGTATTTTAAAGCTGTCCTGCCAAATCTCGCCCACGTACTGATTAGGACTTGAGGAAAATACCTCGAAAGCACTGGAGAACAGGCTGGAGAAGAAATCAGTTTTTCCAGCGTCAACGTGCTGCTGAAGAAGCTGGACAAACTGAGTTTTGTCCGTTTTCAACGGAATAGAAACATCGGTAATCAGACGCAGTTTGCGTAGGAATTCTTGCATCGATAACTAAAGTGAGATACTGAAAAGAAGCAAGGGAAGTCTGTAGCAAAGATAACTGGGCATTAGCTCTCCGGATATATGCCGTTCCACGCGCTTCTTTCCCGACCTTTGCGGCCCCACAAATTCTTGCCGCCATGTCCGCCAACCGCCGCTCTGCCCCATTCTACATGACTGCCACCACCCAGTTTGGGCTGGAAGAGGTGCTGGCCCAGGAGCTGCGCCAGCTGGGGGCGAAGATTGACCGGGTAGGCCAGCGGGCCGTGGAATTCACCGGCGACATGCAGCTGCTCTACGAAGCCTGCCTGTGGTGCCGCACGGCTATGCGCGTGCTGCGGCCCTTCGCCGGCTTCTACGCCCGCGACGAACGGGCCCTGTACCGCGAGGTAAGCCGCGTGGACTGGCAGCGGTTTATCCAGCCCGACCAAACCTTCGCCATTACGGCCGTCGTCAACAAGTCGTCGTTTGAGCACTCCTTATTCGTGGCCCAGCTCACCAAAGACGCCATCGTGGACCAGTTCCGCCAGCGCCTCGGCCGCCGCCCCAGCGTAGACGTGAAGAACCCCGACATCCGCCTGCACCTGCACATGCTCGAAAACGAGGTGACCCTGAGCCTCGACGCCTCGGGCGAGTCGCTACACAAGCGCGGCTACCGCCAGCAAACCAACGTGGCGCCCCTGAATGAGGCCCTGGCCGCCGGTATCCTGCTGCTTACCGGCTGGGACGGCCGCAAGACCCTCATCGACCCAATGTGCGGCTCGGGCACCTTCCTCACCGAAGCCGCCCTCATTGCCCAACGCATTGCGCCGGGCCTCTACCACCAGGGCAAGTTCGGCTTCGAGAACTGGCCCGACTTCGACGCGGCCCTCTGGGAATCGGTGCAGCTCGACGCCCGGCAGGCCCGCCTGGAGGAGCCCCAGGCCTACCTCGCCGGCTCCGACCTGTCCCGCGAATACATCGAGCTGGCCCGCCAAAACGTGGCCGCCGCCGACCTCGAAGACTTCATCCGCCTGGGTGTGCGCGACGTGCGCGAAGCCAAAGCCCCCGCTAAAGAAGCACCCGGCCTGGTCGTCATGAACCCGCCCTACGGCGAAAGAATCGGGGAGGAAGCCGAGATGGAAGCTCTCTACAAAACCATCGGCGACACGCTCAAAGCCGGCTTCCAGGGCTACGACGCCTACATCTTCACCGGCAACCTGGAAGCCGCCAAGCGCATCGGCCTGAAAGCCTCCCGCCGCATCCCCCTCTACAACGGCCCTATCGACTGCCGCCTGCTGAAGTTTGAGCTGTATCAGGGCACGCGGAAACCTCACCCCCTAGCCCCCTCTCCAAAAGAGAGGGGGGACTAGTTCTAGTTGTAGTTGCCTCACCCCAACCCCTCTCCGAAAAGGAGAGGGGCTCTAGTTGTAGTTTTTAGCTGACGTTCTTTCCACATTAATCATCCCCAACATCCTCAGCTGAGCAGGGGAGCTAGCCTCTAGTTCTAAAAGCTAGTTCCCCCTCTCTTTTGGAGAGGGGGCTAGGGGGTGAGGTCCCCGGCACGATTTTCCGTTCGCCGTGGTTATTTCACCCCGCCCCGATTCGCCCTATCTTTACCCCATGTTATTTGCCGCCGAACCCCTCGCGCCTACCCTCGATTCTGCCCGCCGCGTCCTGAAGCAGTACTACGGCTACGATACCTTCCGGCCCATGCAGGAAGACATCATCCAGAACATCCTCGGCGGCCAGGATACGGTGGTGCTCATGCCCACGGGCGGGGGCAAAAGCATCTGCTTCCAGGTGCCGGCCGTGGTGCGCGAGGGCGTGTGCGTGGTCGTCTCGCCGCTGATTGCCCTGATGAAAGATCAGGTGGAAGCCCTGAAAGCCAACGGCATCCAGGCCGCCTACATCAACAGTAGCATTGGGTCGAGTGAGCAAAACAACATCGCCGCCGATTGCCTCAATGGTTACCTCAAACTGCTCTACGTCTCGCCCGAAAAGCTCTTGTCGGAAGGGTTTATGACCTTTCTCAAGCGGGTCAAGCTGAGCATGTTCGCCATCGACGAGGCCCACTGCATCTCGTCGTGGGGCCACGATTTCCGGCCCGAGTACACCCAGCTGCGGGTGCTGCGGGAGCAGTTTCCGCAGGTGCCCATCATTGCCCTCACCGCCACCGCCGACCGCCTCACCCAGCGCGACATTCAGCAGCAGCTGCGCCTGCGCGAGCCGCGGGTGTTTCTATCGAGCTTCGACCGGCCTAACCTTAACCTCATCGTGCGGCCAGGGCAGGACCGCATCAACGGCATTCTGGAGTTTCTGGAGCGCCACCAGGGCGAGGCGGGCATCATTTACTGCCTCTCGCGCAAGCAGTGCGAAACGCTGACTCAGAAAATCCAAGCTAAGGGCATCAAGGCGGGCTACTACCACGCCGGCCTTACGCCTAACCAACGCGGGGCCGTGCAGGAGGCGTTTCTGAAGGATGACGTGCAGGTAATCGTGGCCACTATTGCCTTCGGCATGGGCATCGACAAGAGCAACGTGCGCTGGGTGATTCACTACAACCTGCCCAAGAACATCGAAGGCTACTACCAGGAAATCGGCCGCGCGGGCCGCGACGGCAGCCCGGCCACCGCGGTGCTGTTCTATTCCTTCGGGGATGTGATGAGCCTGCGCGACATGCTCACCAAGGAAAACCCCAGCCTCACCCAGCTCAACCTCACCAAGCTGGAGCGCATGCAGCAGTTTGCCGAGGCTGCCTCCTGCCGCCGCAAAATCCTGCTCAACTACTTCGGCGAAACCCTAACCCAGGACTGCGGCAACTGCGACATCTGCCGCAATCCGCCCACCACCTTCGACGGCACCGAGCTGGCCCAGAAAGCCCTGTCGGCCGTGGTGCGGGGCCGCGAGAAGCTCAGCATCAACCTGCTGATTGACGTGCTGCGCGGCATGCGCAACCAGGCCGTGCTCAGCGCTGGGCTAGACCAAATCAAAACCTACGGCGCCGGCCGCGACCTGCCCTACCTCGACTGGTACAGCTACATCCACCAGATGCTCAACGATGGCCTGCTGTACATTGCTTACGAGGAAGGCTACGCCCTAAAAATCACCGACCTCGGCCGCCAGGTGCTGCAAGGCCAGCGTCCCGTGTCCATGAAGAAGTTCCAGCCCGCCGAGAAGGCCGAAAAAGCCCCGCGCGGCCGCAAAGCGCAGTCGGCCCCGGCTGCGGCTCCCGCCACCCGCGAGGCCCAGCTGTTCGAGGCCCTGCGCACCCTGCGCAAGCGCATCGCCGACGAGCAAGGCGTGCCGCCCTACGTCATCTTCACCGACTCTACGCTCCAGGAAATGGCCGTGGAGCGGCCCGTCAACCGCACGGCCATGCTGGCCATTTCGGGCGTGGGCATGAAGAAATTTGAGACCTACGGCGAGGCCTTCATTCGCGAAGTGCTGGCCCACGGCGGCAACCCCGCCGCCCTGGACGAAGACGAGGATGCCGCCCCGCTGGCCGGTCTCGACCCCGATGACCCCGGCGCACCCCGCGCCCCGCGCAAACGGGAGGTGAACACCGAAGCCGGCGGCACCATCGACACCACCTACCAGCTGCACCGCCTGGGCCTGAGTGTGGAGGCCATTGCCGAACGCCGCGCCCTGGCCGTATCCACCGTGCAAACCCACCTGACCAACTGCTACGCCAAGGGCCTGGACCTGCGCATTGAGGAGTTTTTGAAGCCCGAGGAGCTGGCCGAAATCCAGACCGCCCAGGCCCAGCTCGGCGGCAGCCCCATGCTCCGCGACCTGTTCGACCACCTGCGCGAGAAATACGACTACTTCAAGCTCCGCCTGGCCCTGATGTACTTCAAGAAGCTGCGCGGGGAGTAAGATGGTGAGGTGGTGAGTTAGCTGGCGGCAGACTTCCCGCCAGAGGTGGGGCGTCTGCCCGCCGATGAATGGGGCAAGTCTCCCGACTTGCGGCCGCGCAGCAGCCAGGCGGCACCGCGCCGTATGAGCCGGTAGCGCGGCTAGAATGTGTAACGCGAAGTTTCACTTCGCGACACGGCAGCACAATGCTGGACTACCCCGCACGTCCCAGGGCTGAAGCCCTGGGTTACGTAGCGAGACACTTTTTCCGCTGATTAGCTCAGGGCTTCAACTCTGAGGACTAGAACGACACCTATGCAACAACGCTACATTCAGGCAGGCGGCTCTTACGCCCGATGGCCGCCTCTGGTGGCCGCAATTCGGGAGACTTGCCCCATTCACCGGCGGGCAGACGCCCCGCCTCTGGCGGGAAGTCTGCCGCCAGGGGTTAACTTTCGCCATGCCCACGTACCCACTCCTAACCCGCACCGCACAATTCCTGACGCTGCTGGCTGTGGCCGCCTTTAGCCTGCTCATGCTCACGAAGGTGCTGCCATATTTGAGGTTTGAGAAGGGTATTCTGTTTCTGACTACCAAATCGGCTGCTACTAACGATAACGGGCTGTTTCGGCTGGGATTTTACGTGCACATTACTAGCAGCTGGTGGGT
This region of Hymenobacter sp. YIM 151500-1 genomic DNA includes:
- the murB gene encoding UDP-N-acetylmuramate dehydrogenase, whose translation is MAPAPALEPNVSLRSYNTFGLDVKARWFARFASVKELRELLNRPEVQAADKLVLGGGSNLLFTQDYEGVVLKNEIRGLEILSQNEDTALVRAGAGESWHGLVQYSLDQDLSGIENLSLIPGTVGAAPLQNIGAYGAELKDTFEQLEALEISTGQLRTFSATECGFGYRESVFKGPLKNQFIVTSVVLRLHRQARPNVSYGAIQTTLEDLGVAGEPTPRHISEAVMHIRRSKLPDPAQVGNAGSFFKNPEVSQPKYDTLKAQYPDLPGYPVPGGVKVPAAWLIEQCGWKGQRRGQHGVHDKQALVLVNHGGAQGQDIRDLAHDIIASVREKFGIELHPEVNIL
- a CDS encoding DUF547 domain-containing protein → MKLLFHLAVLAGLALAPLVGRSQYLRYATTINPTSPTSKPISHAPYDALLKKYVDERGLVNYRGLRADSAALTAYLRTVSDNPPNARWSRDEQLAYWLNAYNAFTLQRVLRGYPVKSIRDLGGSRTLINTVWDQRFIRLGREKYCLNDLEQRLIRRNFNDYRIHFALVCAALSCPRLRREAYVGSRLQQQLDDQAVDFLNDPTKNKLTPPQAPQLSAIFDFYPGDFKKGNNTIPQTVNRYARQKISPTAKLGYLEYNWNLNEQGR
- a CDS encoding outer membrane protein assembly factor, translating into MRISYLALLPLLLAGPVAAQQLPAAPAGDSAATTAAAASPRRDKPSFIPLPIVFSQPETGLGYGLALLPVWRWAAAGPETRKSNARLLAWRTQKSQSLVQLTHNVFTPGEKLLLTGEASYFHRFPINYYGTGPHTRLVNKSVIQYQLLILQQRVLRRVAPNWFAGGLYRLTHLRDVRLREGINQDPTRSRLFDRPAREYQQNTLTSGLGPALLYDGRDNVLSTFQGSYLDVSTLFNARALGSELPFTRFTFDARHFRQLALTGRPVLALQLVGQFHAGRVPFRELANLGGDRVLRGYYEGRYRDRQLLALQAELRCPLFWRFGAVLFGGLGQVGYRPLELVQNSPKGAAGAGLRFAFNRADRLNLRLDYGRGKTSSGVYFSINEAF
- a CDS encoding sugar MFS transporter, which encodes MAAPLASSSPTTTTAAASRSYALPMAAMTSLFFLFGAVTNFNDVLMPYLKDVCQLTDLQSSLVQSAFFGAYFLMSLPAGLVLKKLGYQRGIVLGLLVMGAGALLFIPAANSRTFGVFLLGLGVLGAGITLLQVAANPYVSILGPASGAASRVSIVGVANNFGGTLSPLLGGMLLFGGSAALKARLAALPLEQRLAEEATLVKGPYIGLAVFLAVLAGVFALLKLPELETFAEGGATKQTETDSAAPALRRSALDYPHLVLGIAAIFVYVGVEVGLGSFLIRFGESQGIGQLSGFTQGLVRGLNVAVNFVAVLFGQPPAPVETTAGFTKAVGAVLVSSYWFGSLVGRLAGIPLLSRLDARKALVAVCLTALLAVLASVLVRGEAALWLVVLCGLCNSIMWPVIFPLAITGLGTHTKQGSSFLIMAIVGGAVIPLLMGFVATYLGGLRVAFLLPALCYAYLLYYALRGYRVR
- a CDS encoding THUMP domain-containing class I SAM-dependent RNA methyltransferase; amino-acid sequence: MTATTQFGLEEVLAQELRQLGAKIDRVGQRAVEFTGDMQLLYEACLWCRTAMRVLRPFAGFYARDERALYREVSRVDWQRFIQPDQTFAITAVVNKSSFEHSLFVAQLTKDAIVDQFRQRLGRRPSVDVKNPDIRLHLHMLENEVTLSLDASGESLHKRGYRQQTNVAPLNEALAAGILLLTGWDGRKTLIDPMCGSGTFLTEAALIAQRIAPGLYHQGKFGFENWPDFDAALWESVQLDARQARLEEPQAYLAGSDLSREYIELARQNVAAADLEDFIRLGVRDVREAKAPAKEAPGLVVMNPPYGERIGEEAEMEALYKTIGDTLKAGFQGYDAYIFTGNLEAAKRIGLKASRRIPLYNGPIDCRLLKFELYQGTRKPHPLAPSPKERGD
- the recQ gene encoding DNA helicase RecQ, yielding MLFAAEPLAPTLDSARRVLKQYYGYDTFRPMQEDIIQNILGGQDTVVLMPTGGGKSICFQVPAVVREGVCVVVSPLIALMKDQVEALKANGIQAAYINSSIGSSEQNNIAADCLNGYLKLLYVSPEKLLSEGFMTFLKRVKLSMFAIDEAHCISSWGHDFRPEYTQLRVLREQFPQVPIIALTATADRLTQRDIQQQLRLREPRVFLSSFDRPNLNLIVRPGQDRINGILEFLERHQGEAGIIYCLSRKQCETLTQKIQAKGIKAGYYHAGLTPNQRGAVQEAFLKDDVQVIVATIAFGMGIDKSNVRWVIHYNLPKNIEGYYQEIGRAGRDGSPATAVLFYSFGDVMSLRDMLTKENPSLTQLNLTKLERMQQFAEAASCRRKILLNYFGETLTQDCGNCDICRNPPTTFDGTELAQKALSAVVRGREKLSINLLIDVLRGMRNQAVLSAGLDQIKTYGAGRDLPYLDWYSYIHQMLNDGLLYIAYEEGYALKITDLGRQVLQGQRPVSMKKFQPAEKAEKAPRGRKAQSAPAAAPATREAQLFEALRTLRKRIADEQGVPPYVIFTDSTLQEMAVERPVNRTAMLAISGVGMKKFETYGEAFIREVLAHGGNPAALDEDEDAAPLAGLDPDDPGAPRAPRKREVNTEAGGTIDTTYQLHRLGLSVEAIAERRALAVSTVQTHLTNCYAKGLDLRIEEFLKPEELAEIQTAQAQLGGSPMLRDLFDHLREKYDYFKLRLALMYFKKLRGE